A region of Plasmodium falciparum 3D7 genome assembly, chromosome: 12 DNA encodes the following proteins:
- a CDS encoding glideosome-associated protein 45 — protein MGNKCSRSKVKEPKRKDIDELAERENLKKQSEEIIEEKPEEVVEQVEETHEEPLEQEQELDEQKIEEEEEEPEQVPKEEIDYATQENKSFEEKHLEDLERSNSDIYSESQKFDNASDKLETGTQLTLSTEATGAVQQITKLSEPAHEESIYFTYRSVTPCDMNKLDETAKVFSRRCGCDLGERHDENACKICRKIDLSDTPLLS, from the coding sequence atgggAAATAAATGTTCAAGAAGCAAAGTAAAGGAACCCAAACGTAAAGATATTGATGAATTAGCTGAACgtgaaaatttaaaaaaacaatcTGAAGAAATAATTGAAGAAAAACCAGAAGAAGTTGTTGAGCAAGTAGAAGAAACACATGAAGAACCTCTTGAACAAGAACAGGAACTGGATGAACAGAAaatagaagaagaagaagaagaaccTGAACAAGTAccaaaagaagaaatagatTATGCAACTcaagaaaataaatcattTGAAGAAAAACATTTAGAAGATTTAGAAAGATCTAATTCAGATATTTATTCAGAATCTCAAAAATTTGATAATGCTAGTGATAAATTAGAAACAGGAACTCAATTAACCTTATCTACTGAAGCCACTGGTGCCGTACAACAAATAACTAAATTAAGTGAACCCGCCCATGAAgaaagtatatattttacttatAGATCTGTAACACCTTGTGATATGAATAAACTCGATGAAACCGCTAAAGTTTTTTCAAGAAGATGTGGATGTGATCTTGGTGAACGTCATGATGAAAATGCATGTAAAATTTGTAGAAAAATTGATTTATCCGATACACCTTTATTGAGCTAA
- a CDS encoding nucleus export protein BRR6, putative — protein sequence MNESENKLPLIPLKESKRFTCSDGDDDEENDTINLENNSNDLVNGFQNFLISNGSNNGSCKGTKTKKDDALIRKENFRNLNLLKKKKNFIRKDAYGSNNLVLGGLRNNSKKLSMKRKFLWNCIDQNTNVSELSYIKDFENNNSFLHENNGHHMVLYDNKFRDYYPKYIKEERGDRIRNFFVYSPDIIQRWIRVIFNIIITSLIVTLIYYIFISVREDINKKVAIQVQNVKEESNSCRKQYNAHKCGTVNLPLLNEKCEEWAKCMKTDYKLYQDISFLSAQMLGQIINTFIVQFEWKSICVIAFIFLLIFIGSNYALSIGGYRSNNDYNSTYPNLNNNYNHLNNNNNNMSPYPYYPFYPIIPQPINYNNSGNPNMDIPIMNCMPSQNKFYRNSSFNRNAYTNSFMNNFHHNLNENDMGTHSSPRNKDFNETYNSSKKDQKRSSKKLGFLKYLSRD from the coding sequence ATGAATGAAAGCGAAAACAAGCTGCCTCTTATTCCTTTAAAAGAATCGAAACGTTTTACATGCAGTGATggagatgatgatgaagaaaatgacaCGATAAATCTTGAAAACAATTCTAATGATTTAGTTAATGGATTTcagaattttttaataagtaATGGTTCTAATAACGGATCATGCAAAGGGACAAAAACTAAGAAAGATGATGCTTtaataagaaaagaaaattttcgtaatttaaatttattaaaaaaaaagaagaattttATAAGAAAAGATGCCTATGGAAGTAATAATTTAGTGTTAGGTGGTTTAAGaaataatagtaaaaaattaagtatgaaaagaaaatttttatgGAATTGTATAGATCAGAATACAAATGTATCTGAATTATCTTATATTAAGGATTtcgaaaataataattcttttcttCATGAGAATAATGGACACCATATGGTTttgtatgataataaatttagAGATTATTatccaaaatatataaaagaggAACGTGGAGATAGAATACGTAACTTTTTTGTTTACTCACCTGATATTATACAAAGATGGATAAGagtaatatttaatattattataacatcaTTAATAGTaactttaatttattatatatttatatctgtaagagaagatataaataaaaaagtagcCATACAAGTTCAAAATGTAAAAGAAGAATCAAATTCTTGTAGAAAACAATATAATGCTCATAAATGTGGTACTGTAAATTTACCtctattaaatgaaaaatgtgaAGAATGGGCTAAATGTATGAAAACtgattataaattatatcaagatatatcatttttatctgCTCAAATGTTAGGAcaaattattaatacatttattgTACAATTTGAATGGAAAAGTATATGTGTAATtgcttttatatttcttttaatttttattggtAGTAACTATGCTTTATCAATTGGAGGTTATAGAtctaataatgattataattcTACATATccaaatttaaataataattataatcatcttaataataataataataatatgtctCCATATCCTTATTATCCTTTCTATCCTATAATACCACAAccaattaattataataattcagGGAATCCAAATATGGACATTCCTATTATGAATTGTATGCCATctcaaaataaattttatagaaATAGTAGCTTTAATAGAAATGCATATACTAATAGttttatgaataattttcatcataatttaaatgaaaatgatatgGGCACACACTCATCTCCAAGAAATAAAGACTTTAACGAAACTTACAATTCGTCAAAAAAAGATCAAAAAAGGAGTTCCAAAAAATTGGGATTCTTAAAATATCTCTCTAGGGATTAA
- a CDS encoding cAMP-dependent protein kinase regulatory subunit, with product MGNVCTWRQGKEKAGDDNSQVIKDKELQNEFKTFEQKMRSNKKNAHEGDMNNDGEDDRYKFSRGFSLSKKPSKTKIPITKTDSEILDGLDYSEMSKQVLMTLNKKNILNDDGSSDGNDTDVHSMFDRKEIERKVLDLESIHFIQKKRLSVSAEAYGDWNKKIDNFIPKVYKKDEKEKAKIREALNESFLFNHLNKKEFEIIVNAFFDKNVEKGVNIINEGDYGDLLYVIDQGEVEIYKTKENNKKEVLTVLKSKDVFGELALLYNSKRAATATALTKCHLWALDRESFTYIIKDMVAKKRKMYEDILSHVNILKDMDPYERCKVADCLKSKSYNDGEIIIKEGEEGDTFFILIDGNAVASKDNKVIKTYTKGDYFGELALLKNKPRAATIKAQNFCQVVYLDRKSFKRLLGPIEDILHRNVENYKKVLNELGLDTTCIDEN from the exons ATGGGCAATGTGTGCACATG GAGACAAGGGAAAGAAAAAGCAGGTGACGATAATTCACAAGtaataaaagataaagaatTACAAAACGAGTTTAAAACATTCGAACAAAAAATGagaagtaataaaaaaaatgctCATGAAGGAGATATGAATAATGATGGTGAAGATGATAGATATAAATTTTCCAGAGGTTTTTCATTAAGTAAAAAACCAAGTAAAACTAAAATACCGATTACCAAAACGGATAGTGAAATATTAGATGGATTGGATTATTCTGAAATGAGTAAACAAGTTCTTATgactttaaataaaaaaaatatactta ATGACGACGGTTCAAGCGACGGTAACGACACAGATGTTCACAGCATGTTCGATAGGAAAGAAATAGAGAGAAAGGTATTGGATTTAGAAAGTATACATTTCATACAGAAGAAAAGATTATCTGTGAGTGCCGAAGCATATGGTGACTGGAATAAAAAGATTGATAATTTTATTCCTAAAGTTTATAAgaaagatgaaaaagaaaaggccAAGATAAGAGAAGCATTGAATGAATCCTTTTTGTTTAATCATTTAAATAAGAAAGAATTTGAAATTATTGTAAATGcattttttgataaaaatgtagaaaaaggggttaatattataaatgaagGAGATTATGgagatttattatatgttatagaTCAAGGTGAagttgaaatatataaaacaaaagaaaataataaaaaagaagtatTAACAGTATTAAAATCTAAAGATGTTTTTGGAGAATTAgccttattatataattctaaAAGAGCTGCAACAGCTACAGCCTTAACCAAATGCCATTTATGGGCCTTAGATAGAGAatcttttacatatataataaaagatatggttgctaagaaaagaaaaatgtatGAAGATATTCTTAGtcatgtaaatattttaaaagacaTGGATCCATATGAAAGATGTAAAGTTGCTGATTGCTTAAAATCTAAAAGTTATAATGATGgagaaattattattaaagaaGGAGAAGAAGGagatacattttttatcCTTATAGATGGAAATGCTGTAGCTTCTAAAGATAATAAAGTCATCAAAACTTATACAAAGGGAGATTACTTTGGAGAATTAGCTCTTCTCAAAAATAAACCAAGAGCTGCTACCATAAAAGCACAAAATTTTTGTCAAGTCGTCTATTTAGATAGAAAAAGTTTCAAAAGATTATTAGGACCTATTGAGGATATATTACATAGAAATGTtgaaaattacaaaaaagtTCTGAACGAATTAGGTTTGGATACAACTTGTATTGatgaaaattaa